The Deltaproteobacteria bacterium genome window below encodes:
- a CDS encoding FHA domain-containing protein — MIRCAECGHENMDGLEYCDACGAKLPATAAPTPEPASVDLQADAAGSPEAVAVSAPAETPPAPVGLNAVSLKAKLTITRGGTVGKEFVLQTGDNLVGRWDPDSGAFPEVDLELDDPEARISRKHALLRVAEQLSLEDIGSLNGTFVNRGKRLEPGSPVTLNDGDEIIIGKTFFKVSVA; from the coding sequence ATGATTCGATGTGCTGAGTGCGGCCATGAAAACATGGACGGACTTGAGTACTGCGATGCGTGTGGCGCGAAACTGCCCGCGACCGCCGCGCCGACGCCAGAACCAGCGAGTGTTGACTTGCAAGCCGATGCTGCCGGTTCGCCCGAAGCAGTCGCGGTGTCTGCTCCAGCCGAGACGCCACCCGCGCCGGTTGGGCTCAATGCCGTATCGCTGAAAGCCAAGCTGACCATCACTCGTGGAGGGACGGTCGGAAAAGAATTTGTGTTACAGACTGGGGATAATCTCGTTGGCCGTTGGGACCCTGACTCCGGCGCGTTCCCGGAAGTTGACTTGGAGTTGGACGATCCCGAGGCGCGGATCTCTCGCAAGCATGCCTTGCTGCGAGTCGCAGAGCAGCTCTCGCTCGAAGACATCGGCAGCCTCAACGGTACGTTCGTGAACCGGGGCAAGCGCCTTGAGCCCGGTTCGCCGGTGACGCTGAACGATGGCGACGAGATCATCATCGGCAAAACCTTCTTCAAAGTGTCTGTTGCTTAA
- a CDS encoding protein phosphatase 2C domain-containing protein, translated as MHCPQCDQRNPSEETYCIACGAALADAPPLFALVPLSSGSVLADAYVIESSESLDFENRYTARRLDDASGRVCLRERREEDAEAFQALSARTAGVSHPAIIVPERLFTQDGRAYLAFPDIAGARLATRVGMTTEREAVSWGLQLCQVLGVLHRNGLLCIELPPDGVLLDKEGRVRLTHSEGISRRGEPLALIGVTDGYAAPEVYKAGNAEESADVFAVAALLFSLLVGKRLPVEGWAVQADPPVFYPEKIVSPDLERILRQALAADPHQRYATIEALKAALLTLTRFPRIRSAWWTDVGQARSHNEDAVLVKEQSQGTVSGKAFAGLYVVSDGMGGAEAGEVASALTIQTVAEQIEKLWSPGTPLTTEAREHGLRTAVEEANAAILAYARQHPESAGLGATVVAALVHEQQLTLAWVGDSRVYLWEQGRLQQLSRDHSLVARLVEIGQLSPEAARTHEHRNVLLRSLGNKEQAAVDVLSCPLRRGARLLLCSDGLTGHVEDGALGDILSRHRDPYDAALEFVVAANAGGGSDNISVVVVFHE; from the coding sequence GTGCATTGCCCACAATGTGATCAGCGGAATCCCTCAGAAGAAACCTACTGTATTGCCTGTGGCGCGGCGCTGGCGGACGCTCCCCCCTTGTTCGCTCTGGTGCCGCTGTCTTCTGGCTCGGTGCTGGCAGATGCCTACGTCATCGAGTCGAGCGAGTCGCTGGACTTCGAGAACCGCTACACCGCGCGCCGTCTCGACGACGCTTCTGGGCGGGTCTGTCTGCGAGAAAGACGCGAGGAAGATGCCGAAGCGTTCCAGGCCCTAAGCGCCAGAACTGCCGGTGTGTCGCACCCCGCGATCATCGTTCCCGAGCGACTCTTTACTCAAGATGGGCGGGCGTATCTGGCGTTTCCCGACATTGCCGGGGCGCGGCTTGCGACTCGGGTGGGGATGACGACCGAACGCGAGGCGGTGTCGTGGGGGCTCCAACTATGTCAGGTGCTAGGCGTGCTACACCGCAACGGCCTCCTCTGCATTGAGCTCCCGCCTGACGGGGTGCTCCTCGACAAAGAAGGCCGGGTGCGACTGACCCACAGCGAGGGCATCAGCCGACGTGGCGAGCCCTTGGCCCTGATCGGTGTGACCGATGGGTATGCTGCACCCGAGGTCTACAAGGCGGGGAATGCGGAAGAATCAGCCGATGTGTTTGCCGTCGCGGCGCTGTTGTTTTCCCTGCTGGTCGGCAAACGCTTGCCGGTGGAAGGGTGGGCTGTGCAAGCCGACCCACCAGTCTTCTATCCCGAGAAGATCGTCTCTCCAGATCTTGAGCGCATCTTGCGCCAAGCCTTAGCCGCCGACCCGCATCAGCGCTATGCGACCATCGAGGCGTTGAAAGCCGCACTGCTCACTTTGACGCGCTTCCCCCGGATTCGCTCTGCTTGGTGGACCGATGTTGGCCAGGCACGCAGTCATAATGAAGATGCGGTGCTGGTGAAAGAACAGAGCCAAGGCACGGTGTCCGGGAAAGCGTTCGCCGGATTGTATGTGGTCTCCGATGGCATGGGGGGAGCCGAAGCTGGAGAAGTGGCGAGCGCGCTCACGATCCAAACCGTGGCCGAGCAGATCGAAAAACTCTGGTCCCCAGGAACACCATTGACGACTGAGGCGCGCGAGCACGGCTTACGCACGGCGGTCGAGGAAGCCAACGCGGCCATCCTGGCGTATGCCCGGCAACATCCCGAGTCCGCCGGTCTTGGGGCGACGGTGGTCGCCGCGTTGGTGCACGAGCAGCAGTTGACCCTGGCCTGGGTCGGTGACAGTCGGGTGTATCTCTGGGAGCAAGGTCGTCTGCAACAGCTCTCTCGTGATCATTCGCTGGTCGCGCGGCTGGTGGAAATCGGTCAGTTGAGTCCCGAGGCTGCACGGACACACGAACATCGCAATGTCTTGCTCCGCTCCTTGGGTAACAAAGAACAGGCCGCCGTCGACGTGCTGAGTTGCCCATTGCGTCGCGGGGCGCGGCTGTTGCTGTGCAGCGATGGGCTCACCGGTCATGTCGAAGACGGTGCCCTCGGCGATATCCTGAGTCGTCATCGGGACCCTTACGATGCTGCCTTGGAATTCGTGGTGGCGGCAAATGCCGGCGGTGGGAGCGACAATATCTCCGTCGTGGTGGTGTTCCATGAATAG
- a CDS encoding VWA domain-containing protein, which translates to MSVPSVSGSIGFHALSSRDAVLSSAENFVLYLLLEAQPREVGGRRLPLNLGIVLDRSGSMYDEQRLDYVSEAVKYLIDQLAPDDRAAIVAFADRAAVVATPDQLQQDKARVKRAIDDLDLLEIGGGTQMALGMEAALAEVEKNYSPNRLNRLLILTDGQTYEERKCLDLARKQHGRISCSTLGVGIEFNEKLLMEMAEASGANYHFISDPATIPDIFSGELLGLRNVALTNACMEVRLSAGVELKEAYRASPQIYPFKNALPNAERLVSLPLGDIEAETATSALLVLVMPPRKPGRVRIAQASLHYDAPSAPGQCATTEAVVTYTLDRGAVGKANAYVMNLVDQVSIAKMQSQAEAAAASGNMDKATRLLGNAISGTQRLGHTKATQVLVSLQNEMKKTQSLESRAAKTQLLTAQATLRKTQMLDPESVKEALQE; encoded by the coding sequence ATGAGTGTACCTTCCGTGTCAGGTTCTATTGGTTTTCACGCGCTCTCCAGTCGTGACGCCGTCCTGAGCAGTGCAGAGAATTTTGTCCTGTATCTCTTGCTCGAAGCCCAACCCCGAGAAGTCGGTGGCCGTCGGCTCCCCTTGAATCTAGGGATCGTCTTAGATCGTAGCGGCTCCATGTACGATGAGCAGCGGCTCGACTACGTGAGCGAGGCGGTCAAATATCTCATTGACCAACTCGCTCCAGACGACCGGGCGGCCATCGTCGCGTTCGCGGATCGGGCTGCTGTTGTGGCCACGCCCGATCAGCTCCAACAAGATAAAGCTCGTGTGAAGCGTGCCATTGATGACCTCGACTTGCTGGAGATCGGCGGTGGCACTCAGATGGCGCTGGGCATGGAGGCCGCTCTGGCTGAGGTCGAGAAAAATTACTCGCCGAATCGTCTGAATCGCCTACTGATTTTGACCGATGGGCAGACCTACGAAGAGCGTAAATGCCTCGACTTGGCCCGTAAGCAGCATGGTCGTATTTCGTGCAGCACCCTCGGCGTTGGCATCGAGTTCAACGAGAAACTACTGATGGAGATGGCCGAAGCCAGCGGGGCGAATTATCACTTCATCAGTGACCCGGCGACTATTCCTGATATCTTTTCCGGCGAATTGCTTGGATTACGCAACGTAGCGCTGACCAATGCATGTATGGAAGTGCGACTCAGTGCTGGTGTAGAGCTGAAAGAGGCGTATCGCGCGAGTCCGCAAATCTATCCGTTCAAGAACGCGCTGCCGAATGCCGAACGGCTCGTCTCTCTTCCGCTCGGAGATATCGAAGCCGAGACGGCTACCTCGGCACTCTTGGTCTTAGTAATGCCTCCGCGCAAGCCAGGCCGAGTCCGTATCGCGCAGGCGTCTCTGCATTACGATGCGCCGTCGGCGCCCGGGCAGTGCGCCACCACGGAAGCAGTGGTGACCTACACCCTCGACCGTGGGGCAGTGGGAAAAGCCAATGCGTATGTCATGAATTTAGTAGACCAAGTCAGTATCGCTAAGATGCAAAGCCAAGCCGAAGCTGCGGCGGCTTCCGGTAACATGGACAAAGCGACCCGGCTGCTGGGCAACGCGATTTCCGGCACACAGCGACTAGGGCATACGAAAGCGACCCAGGTGCTGGTCTCGCTACAAAACGAAATGAAGAAAACCCAAAGTCTGGAGAGCCGCGCCGCAAAAACCCAGCTCTTAACGGCGCAAGCCACGTTACGCAAAACCCAGATGCTTGACCCGGAGAGCGTCAAGGAAGCGCTCCAGGAGTAG